The stretch of DNA GAAGCTGAAGGCATGGACTTCGCTCCACTACCAGGCGAACTCGGCAAGAAAGTTTGGAATCAAGTCTCTAAAGAGGCTTGGGCTGCTTGGTTAAAGCACCAAACCATGCTCATTAATGAGAATCGCCTCAATATGGCCGACCCTCGCGCTCGTCAGTACCTCCTCAAGCAAGTTGAAAAATACTTCTTTGAAGGCGGTGCAGATATGGCACAGGGTTACGTACCACCAGCGGAGTAATGATTTCTGAATATTGCTTGACGAGTTAAATTCAGAGGCATAGGATGGAATCGTAGTCAGTCAGTTCTTGTGATCGACTACATTGGCGAAAGCCACTACTCGTAAGCATATCTATGTGCTTATGGGCATCGGGAACATTAAATCTTCCCTTTGCCCGCGTCATGAATCATCATGACAAACAAACCCGATGGATCAGCTTGCTGCCCCGTCGGGTTTTTTAATTAAAAGGTAATCCTACTTACGCCAGAGGCATTGCTCACCAATAAAATATCCGCCTTCTCTTTTGCGAATAAACCAACAGTGATTACGCCAGCGATTTGATTGATTTGCTCTTCAAGAGTGATGGGATTGGCGATCTTTAAACCGGCGATATTCAAAATCCATCCGCCGTTATCTGTTACAAAGGGCTGACTTGCTGTTTGACCTAAATCTGTACGAGTCTCTTTGCTCATTCTGAGTGTGACTGTACCGCCCAACTTATTTAGCTCTTGAGTAACAATTCCTTTTGATAAGGGGATGATTTCTACAGGCAATGCAAAGTTACCCAATACCGGAACTTGCTTTGAGGCATCACAGATACAGATAAATTGTGTGGCCATGGAAGCAATAATTTTTTCGCGGGTCAAAGCGCCGCCACCCCCTTTAATCATGTAGCCAGCAGGATCGATTTCATCAGCGCCGTCCACATAGGCAGGCAGATGATCCACCTCATTGGGATCCAAGACCTTAAAACCGTGCTTTAACAGGCGCTCTGTCGTGGCATTAGAGCTAGATACTGTTCCCAAGAAATGATCTTTATGTGGCGCTAAGGCATCAATAAAGTAATTGGCGGTAGAGCCCGTCCCAATGCCCAAGATCTGACCTGCGGGGAGCCTTAACACCTCATCCCGAGCCGCCTCACCTACTAATTGCTTTAGTTGATCTTGATTCATGATCTTGCCCGATATCCCTTATCTGAACTGGAACAGCCTGATTTATCCATCTATCATATGATATTCAAACTGTTCCACCTGATTAATACATCGAGAGTATTGCAAATAGCCATGACATCACCTGCAAGCGCACTGAGCCAACTCAAACAATTCACTACCGTCGTGGCCGATACTGGCGACTTTGAGCGTATGCGGGAATACCAACCGCAAGACGCCACTACCAACCCATCTCTGATCCTGAAGGCTGCCCAGCAAGCCAACTATCAGGCCTTGGTAAATCAAGTCAAGTCAGCGCACCCTGGCATCAAACCCGTCGATTTAGTTGACCATATCCTGGTGGCTTTTGGTCTGGAAATTTTAAAGATTGTCCCCGGCAGAGTGTCGACTGAAGTTGATGCACGCCTTTCTTTTGATACTCAGGCAACCATTCAGAAGGCTAAGCACCTCATCTCGCTATATGAATCACACGGGATTGAGCGTAAACGGGTCTTGATTAAGCTAGCTGGTACATGGGAAGGAATTGAGGCAGCCAAAGCTTTAGAGTCAGAGGGCATTCACTGCAATATGACGCTCCTTTTTTCTTTGGTGCAAGCGGCAGCTTGCGGTGCAGTCAATGCGAAATTGATCTCTCCTTTTGTGGGGCGAATTACCGACTGGCATAAAACAAAACTTGGCAGCAATTGGAGTGATGAACAACATGGCGGAGCAAATGATCCCGGCGTTACATCGGTCAAGCGCATCTTCCACTATTACAAGCACTTTGGGATTAGCACCGAAATCATGGGGGCTAGCTTTCGCAATACGAGTCAGATATTAGAGCTAGCCGGGTGCGACTTACTCACTATTAGTCCAGAGCTATTGGGTGATCTACAGAAAAGTACTGCTGTGGTCGAGAAAAAGCTAAATGCCAGCAATGCTGCTAGCGCACTTGCCAGCGAACAGATCATCGCACTTAAGCTAGATGAGTCAAACTTTAGATTGCAGTTAAATAATGATGCAATGGCTACTGAAAAACTAGCCGAAGGGATTAGGAATTTCTGTATCGATACCGAGAAACTAGAAGCGCTCTTAAGTAACTAATTCTGTCAATTGCTAGACTAAGGAGTCAAGATGATTATTCATTGCCCGCATTGCAATAAAGGAAATCGTATTCCTGCTGAAAAGCTCAATCAAACGCCTATCTGCGGAGCCTGTCAACAAGAACTCCTATCGCTCCCAATTAACGCTACAGCAGCTAACTTTAGTGAACTTATAACTCAATCTGTCATGCCAGTAATAGTCGATTTCTGGGCGCCATGGTGTGGGCCCTGCAAGATGTTTGGTCCGACCTTTCAGTCAAGTGCCATTACTCATGCAAATCAAGTTTTATTTGTGAAAGTCAATACTGAGGCAGAGCAGGCACTCGGATCGCAATGGAATATCCGCTCAATACCGACCCTAGCAGGATTTAAAGGTGGTAAAGAGGTGCACCGTGTTAGTGGTGCTCTGCCACCAGCCCAACTAGAGCAATTTGTAAAGCAGTTGACTATTTAGACTCTTTGGATAGACGCTGTCTTAGTGCTTCATACAAGCAGACGCCACTGGCAACGGATACATTCAGACTCTCTACAACACCCTTCATCGGGATGCGTACCAACTCATCACAAGTCTCGCGGGTTAAGCGGCGCATGCCCTCACCCTCCGCACCCATAACAATACCTATGGGACCAGTCAAATCTAAGTCGTAAATCGATTTTTCAGCTTCATCATCGGTACCGATTAGCCAAACACCTGCTTCCTGCATTTCTTTCATGCTTCGAACTAGATTGGTAACAGTAATAACGGGCATCACCTCAGAAGCACCACTCGAAACCTTACTCACAGTAGCATTAATTGAGGCCGAACGATCTTTAGGAATCACTACCGCATCTACTCCAGCACCATCAGCGACACGCAAACATGCACCAAAGTTGTGGGGGTCGGTTACACCATCCAAGACTAAAAACATCACCTTACTTTGATTGCTTTGCGCATCTTCTACTACCTCGGTAATGGTCCGCGCAATGGTCATCTTCTCAGCTAGTGCCACTACACCCTGGTGGCGATCATGTCCCGCCAACTTATGAAGACGCTCGGCATCGGCAGCATGTAGTCTTTCACCTAGAATTTCTTCAGCCTGCTTGAGAAAATCACCCATACGGCGATCACGCCGACTAGGATCAAAATAAACTGACTTCAGACTTGCTGCATCCACTCGTAAGCGCGCTTGAACCGCATGAAAACCAACTAATATTTGCTTCATCTTTACTTATCTCGATCTAGTATTGATACTTATTTACGACGCGCTTTAGTACTGCGAACAGGTGGTTTGGTACCAGCAGGCTTGCCGGCAGGTCTTGTGGGCTTACCAGACTTCGCAACTTTACTTGCGGTGCGCCCAGCTTGATTCTTGGATTGATTTGCACCAAGGTTACCAGCAGATTTAGCAGCATTGACGTTCACACCAGCATGCTTCTGCGGCTCTTTACTTCCAGGGCGGCCTTTTTTAGGTGCAGCTTTTTTATTGGGTCTACCGGTATCGCTAGCCAATATGATTTGACGACGATTGGTAGTGCCGCCTGGCTCTAAGCCAACTGATTTCACCAGGCTAAATTCAATCTTACGCGCATCTAGATCGACTCGACTGACTAAAACGTGTACCCGATCACCTAAGCGATAACGAATACCCGTTCTCTCGCCACGCAATTCTTGACGGGCTTCATCGTGCTGGAAGTAATCACCGCCCAGTTCAGTCACATGGATCATGCCCTCTACAAAGAGATTTTCTAATTGTATGAACAAACCAAATGTAGCTACCCCAGTAACCGTACCAGCATATTCTTGCCCCAAATGATCGCGCATGTAATAGCACTTGAGCCAAGCCTCTACATCACGGGATGCTTCATCAGCACGGCGCTCATTCGATGAGCAATGCACACCCAATTGACCCCAAATAGGCATTGCCGCATTAGCGCCCTTAGGCAATTTAGGCAATCGCGTACCGTTAGCTGCAGCCTCCTTTGCATCGCTATGAGATTTCTTAGCATTCACAGCATTTTCGCGACCTTTACCTTTGCGCGGCAGAGTGAGATTTAAGGGAACTGTTGGGGGCAATACTGGCGTGTAAGGTTTCTTAGCAAGAATTGCTTTGATGACACGATGCGTTAAGAGATCAGGGTATCGACGAATCGGACTTGTGAAATGCGAATATGCGGGATACGCAAGACCAAAGTGACCTTCGTTATCTGGCTGGTACATGGCTTGCTGCATAGAACGTAAAACAACCGACTGCAACATATTGGCATCGGGACGCTCTTTGATTTCACGCATGAGCTTGGCATAGTCTTTTGGTTTCGGCTTTTCGCCGCCGCCCAAAGATAAGCCAGAGGTACGTAAAACCTGGCGCAAAGTCATCAATCTTTCTTCGGAAGGCTCACCGTGTACACGGTAGAGACTGAGATGCTTATTTTTATCAATGAAATCAGCAGCGCAGACATTTGCTGTCAACATACATTCTTCAATCAAGCGATGCGCGTCGTTACGCAAACGAGGTTCAATACGCAAAATCTTGCCTAACTCATTACTGATGATTTGAGTTTCGGTTGTTTCAAACTCGATAGCGCCACGTTTTTGGCGTGCGTCTAGCAATATTTTGTACAGGGAATAAAGATTGGTCAGCAGAGGCCTGAACTGAGCAAAACGAGTTGCCTCAGGACCTTTGCTATTAGAGAGAATCTCCCAAACCGTATCGTATGTAAAGCGCTGCGCAGAATGCATGACAGCGGGATAAAACTGGTAAGCCAAAACAACGCCACTTTGATCCACTACCGAGTCACAGACCATGCACAAACGATCAACATCAGGATTCAACGAGCAAAGACCATTAGAGATCTTCTCCGGCAGCATCGGTATTACCCGTCTTGGGAAATACACTGAGGTTGCACGCAGAAGTCCCTCATCATCCAAAGGATGTCCTGGCTTGACATAATGAGATACATCAGCAATCGCGACAATTAGGCGCCAGGCCTTAATCTTGCCGAACATAAGCGGCTCGCAATATACCGCATCATCAAAGTCACGCGCATCAGCACCATCAATAGTAACCAAAGGAACATCGCGCAAATCCACGCGACCTTCCAGATCCGATTGCCTAACAGTGTCGGGCAAGGCCTCTGCTTCTTTTTTTGCTGCTGCTGAAAATTCGTGGGGCACGCCATATTTACGAACGGCGATTTCGATTTCCATACCAGGATCATCAATTTCACCCAAAACTTCGATAACACGACCAACGGCTTGACGGTAGCTATCTGGATAGTCAATGATCTCGACACTGACGACCTGACCTAATTTGGCGTTACCCTGACCTTTTGGTGGAATCAAAATATCGTGACCAATACGCTTGTCTTCCGGCGCAACAATCAACACGCCATTCTCATTTAAGAGACGTCCGATAACTACTTTATTAGCATGCAAAATGACATCGACGATCTGACCTTCTGGACGACCGCGCCGATCTGTTCCTAATACTCTGACATTAACCCTATCTGCATGCATGACGCGGGACATTTCTCTTTCAGAAAGAAAAATATCTTCACCACCGTCATCTGGGATGACAAATCCAAATCCATCTCGGTGACCCTGGACTGTACCCAAACGGTCAGCCTCTCGTGGCACCAAGTTTTTTGCTTTACGCATTTAATTCCTTCGGCAATACATGCCTTATATTTCAATGAAAATTCTGAATTAGCCTACTGTATCAAACCATCAAGTCTGAAGGGTGAAAGGCCAAAACAAGTGAAGAGGTGGGCCAGAAGGCGCATACCTTTATAATAACGGCATGCCCAGGTGGCGAAATTGGTAGACGCACCAGCTTCAGGTGCTGGCGATCGTAAGGTTGTGGGGGTTCGAGTCCCTTCCTGGGCACCAAACAAGGTTTAACAGGGCTCTGCGCCTGAAAATACAAGACCATTTTAAAGAAAACTGGCCATTTCTACATAAAAATACATAAAGTCTATATGGGGACGTCTTTCATAAATACAAGCCCCATTTAGGCTTCCACATTCAGGCATGTATTAATACGCAAATATTAATCACTCCATAACTTGCCTGCAGTCGCCCAATCTGATTTCTTAACGTCCCGATAAATAACATCCACTGATTCAGCGCTGCATCCCATAATTTTCACCGCAGCTTCCGTAATTGCCTTAGCGTACTCGCGCTTGACCTCATCGCTGCGACCCTCAAATATTTGAATTTGAATTAATGGCATAGATATCTCCTATTCACTATTTTTTAATAAACCTAGATAAGCTGGCCACTCCATCTGACCTTCCTCATCACCATCACTGCATAATTGCTCGTAAGTCATCCTGCAAATTGCCGGATCGGGAATTATTAATCCTTCTGCCGCACCCGCCAGTATTTGAATTTTGCAGGCCTTATCTAATACATCCATCAAATAAAACGCCTGTTGAATACTGACACCACAGATGATGCTGCCGTGATTTTCTAACAATAAAGCCTTTTTATCTCCAAGAGCAGATATGAGTCCCGCTTGCTCAGACGCTGATAAGGCCAGCCCTTGATAGTGATGCCTTTCAATATCGCTATAGAACCGTAAGGCATGCTGTGACAGTGGTAATAAACCTTGCTTTTGTGCAGAGATCGCAATGACGGAATCAACGTGCAAATGCAGTACACATGCTGCATCTGACCTGGCCGTATGTACTGCCCCATGAATAGCAAAACCAGATTTGTTCACTGGCCCTATGCCCGAGATAATTTCTCCATCAAGGTTCACCTTGACTAAATTTTCTGGGGCTACTTCATCAAAGCGCAAACCAAATTGATTGATGAGATAGGCACCCTCTTCATTTGGAACAGAAGCTGAAATATGGGTATAGATACCATCGTCCCACCCCTTCATCGCAGCGAGACGATATGCTGCAGCTAAATTGATTCGAACTTCTTCTTCAGTCTCGTTGCGATACTTGAACTTGACGTCATCAATGGCGTTATGGGGATGTAATTTATCCGTCATAAAACATATTCTCGCTGTTGTCCTGGCGTCATATTAAAAAGCTAGAGCCCCATAGATCGATGCAAAATCTTGGGTTTCATTTCTTCCCAAAGACCTTCAAACTCTTCCGCCCTATCTTCGGACAGCTCAATCGGCGCAAACAGTCCACTAAAGAAGATTGTCTTTTTGGGAGCCAGAATCTTTTCAAACTCAGTTAATCCAACCGGCTTATCATCAACATCCCGCGTTAATTGGGCGGAGCACACAATTGCTTGTGCGTCGTCCTGATCAATTACTGCAAACTCAATGAGTTGTTGAGACTTCTCTAGGATCACTAAAGTTCCACGCGCATAACAAACTGCCTCATGCTCTTGCACGATATAAGACAAAAATTGATTTTCTTCTTCCGCATTCATACGCAAGTCGTCAATAAAAAAGAGGTATTGACTCCCTTCTCCATTGACTAAGGTAAAGACTTTAGGAATCACCCCATGCCCTAAGGCAAGATTACGGTAATAAGAAGAAAGTTCAACAGCGATGTTTTCGGCAAAAAGATGCATAGGATAAATCTGTAAATAAGGCGCTTATAGAGTGAGCTGAGTTTTTAAGAAATGCATCGTGCGCTCCCACGCCAAATCAGCAGCAGCTGGGTTGTATTGCAATGGTGGCAGACCTCTAGCATCTGACTTTGGATTAGCAAAAGCATGCTTGGCGTCATAGCGCTCGAAATCATAAGTCACTCCAGCTGCTTTCAACTTTTCTTCCAGTTGATCTACTCCAGCAATCAAGAAAAAATCATCATGCAGCGCCCAGTGTGCCAACATCGGCTTTTTGATAGCTACTGCATCAACATACTCCAGCGGAGGGTAGCCATACCAAACCACCGTGCCATCGCATTCCGGAACAAGGCCGGCCGACAGAACTGTGAGCGCCCCACCCATACAAAAACCGGTGACAGCAACTTTAGAGCTACCCGTTGCCTTGAGATACTGAACAGCACCGCGGATATCTTGACTGGCAGCATCACCAAAATTCAGATCATTCATGAGGTGCTCTGCTTCATTTGCTTCCAAAGCG from Polynucleobacter duraquae encodes:
- a CDS encoding class II aldolase/adducin family protein — protein: MTDKLHPHNAIDDVKFKYRNETEEEVRINLAAAYRLAAMKGWDDGIYTHISASVPNEEGAYLINQFGLRFDEVAPENLVKVNLDGEIISGIGPVNKSGFAIHGAVHTARSDAACVLHLHVDSVIAISAQKQGLLPLSQHALRFYSDIERHHYQGLALSASEQAGLISALGDKKALLLENHGSIICGVSIQQAFYLMDVLDKACKIQILAGAAEGLIIPDPAICRMTYEQLCSDGDEEGQMEWPAYLGLLKNSE
- a CDS encoding 4-oxalocrotonate tautomerase, whose translation is MPLIQIQIFEGRSDEVKREYAKAITEAAVKIMGCSAESVDVIYRDVKKSDWATAGKLWSD
- a CDS encoding oxidative damage protection protein, whose translation is MARMVQCIKLNKEAEGMDFAPLPGELGKKVWNQVSKEAWAAWLKHQTMLINENRLNMADPRARQYLLKQVEKYFFEGGADMAQGYVPPAE
- the trxC gene encoding thioredoxin TrxC; this encodes MIIHCPHCNKGNRIPAEKLNQTPICGACQQELLSLPINATAANFSELITQSVMPVIVDFWAPWCGPCKMFGPTFQSSAITHANQVLFVKVNTEAEQALGSQWNIRSIPTLAGFKGGKEVHRVSGALPPAQLEQFVKQLTI
- the rpiA gene encoding ribose-5-phosphate isomerase RpiA, whose translation is MNQDQLKQLVGEAARDEVLRLPAGQILGIGTGSTANYFIDALAPHKDHFLGTVSSSNATTERLLKHGFKVLDPNEVDHLPAYVDGADEIDPAGYMIKGGGGALTREKIIASMATQFICICDASKQVPVLGNFALPVEIIPLSKGIVTQELNKLGGTVTLRMSKETRTDLGQTASQPFVTDNGGWILNIAGLKIANPITLEEQINQIAGVITVGLFAKEKADILLVSNASGVSRITF
- the rnr gene encoding ribonuclease R gives rise to the protein MRKAKNLVPREADRLGTVQGHRDGFGFVIPDDGGEDIFLSEREMSRVMHADRVNVRVLGTDRRGRPEGQIVDVILHANKVVIGRLLNENGVLIVAPEDKRIGHDILIPPKGQGNAKLGQVVSVEIIDYPDSYRQAVGRVIEVLGEIDDPGMEIEIAVRKYGVPHEFSAAAKKEAEALPDTVRQSDLEGRVDLRDVPLVTIDGADARDFDDAVYCEPLMFGKIKAWRLIVAIADVSHYVKPGHPLDDEGLLRATSVYFPRRVIPMLPEKISNGLCSLNPDVDRLCMVCDSVVDQSGVVLAYQFYPAVMHSAQRFTYDTVWEILSNSKGPEATRFAQFRPLLTNLYSLYKILLDARQKRGAIEFETTETQIISNELGKILRIEPRLRNDAHRLIEECMLTANVCAADFIDKNKHLSLYRVHGEPSEERLMTLRQVLRTSGLSLGGGEKPKPKDYAKLMREIKERPDANMLQSVVLRSMQQAMYQPDNEGHFGLAYPAYSHFTSPIRRYPDLLTHRVIKAILAKKPYTPVLPPTVPLNLTLPRKGKGRENAVNAKKSHSDAKEAAANGTRLPKLPKGANAAMPIWGQLGVHCSSNERRADEASRDVEAWLKCYYMRDHLGQEYAGTVTGVATFGLFIQLENLFVEGMIHVTELGGDYFQHDEARQELRGERTGIRYRLGDRVHVLVSRVDLDARKIEFSLVKSVGLEPGGTTNRRQIILASDTGRPNKKAAPKKGRPGSKEPQKHAGVNVNAAKSAGNLGANQSKNQAGRTASKVAKSGKPTRPAGKPAGTKPPVRSTKARRK
- a CDS encoding dienelactone hydrolase family protein, which codes for MISFKRPDGNSVEAYLIEPANPTNAPGVVVIQEWWGLDDEIKNVANRLAKAGYRALVPDLYRGKLALEANEAEHLMNDLNFGDAASQDIRGAVQYLKATGSSKVAVTGFCMGGALTVLSAGLVPECDGTVVWYGYPPLEYVDAVAIKKPMLAHWALHDDFFLIAGVDQLEEKLKAAGVTYDFERYDAKHAFANPKSDARGLPPLQYNPAAADLAWERTMHFLKTQLTL
- the rlmB gene encoding 23S rRNA (guanosine(2251)-2'-O)-methyltransferase RlmB, which codes for MKQILVGFHAVQARLRVDAASLKSVYFDPSRRDRRMGDFLKQAEEILGERLHAADAERLHKLAGHDRHQGVVALAEKMTIARTITEVVEDAQSNQSKVMFLVLDGVTDPHNFGACLRVADGAGVDAVVIPKDRSASINATVSKVSSGASEVMPVITVTNLVRSMKEMQEAGVWLIGTDDEAEKSIYDLDLTGPIGIVMGAEGEGMRRLTRETCDELVRIPMKGVVESLNVSVASGVCLYEALRQRLSKESK
- the tal gene encoding transaldolase, with the protein product MTSPASALSQLKQFTTVVADTGDFERMREYQPQDATTNPSLILKAAQQANYQALVNQVKSAHPGIKPVDLVDHILVAFGLEILKIVPGRVSTEVDARLSFDTQATIQKAKHLISLYESHGIERKRVLIKLAGTWEGIEAAKALESEGIHCNMTLLFSLVQAAACGAVNAKLISPFVGRITDWHKTKLGSNWSDEQHGGANDPGVTSVKRIFHYYKHFGISTEIMGASFRNTSQILELAGCDLLTISPELLGDLQKSTAVVEKKLNASNAASALASEQIIALKLDESNFRLQLNNDAMATEKLAEGIRNFCIDTEKLEALLSN